The following proteins are co-located in the Aggregatibacter aphrophilus ATCC 33389 genome:
- a CDS encoding tyrosine-type recombinase/integrase, whose amino-acid sequence MSGPFIGDMPINEILPKVVIEALESLYNQGKGDTLKRTIRLLNEVLNFAVNYGLIAFNPCLRINEVFNFGKSSNNPAITPKELPELIKAVMYSSAAIQTKLLFKFQLLTMVRPAEASNATWSEIDFKKSLWTIPANRMKKRHPFVIPLSSQAMAILNKMKSISVKSEYVFQSWIKSNQPMSSQTINKMLVDLGYKNKQTAHGLRTIGRTYLADQRIDYEVAEMCISHKTGTQTGKIYDRADFLEQRKPVMQLWGDYVEQCER is encoded by the coding sequence CTGTCAGGTCCTTTTATTGGTGATATGCCGATAAATGAAATTCTGCCAAAGGTTGTTATAGAAGCATTAGAATCACTCTATAACCAAGGCAAGGGCGATACATTAAAGCGCACTATTCGGCTATTGAATGAAGTACTTAACTTCGCTGTAAACTACGGTCTAATTGCCTTTAATCCTTGCTTACGAATCAATGAAGTATTTAACTTTGGAAAATCCTCCAACAACCCGGCAATAACACCAAAAGAACTACCGGAATTAATAAAAGCCGTGATGTATTCCAGTGCGGCCATTCAAACAAAATTATTATTCAAATTTCAGTTATTAACTATGGTACGCCCTGCTGAAGCAAGTAACGCTACATGGTCTGAAATTGATTTTAAAAAATCTTTATGGACTATCCCGGCTAACAGAATGAAGAAAAGGCATCCTTTTGTAATTCCTCTTTCTTCCCAAGCTATGGCAATTCTAAACAAAATGAAAAGTATATCTGTGAAAAGCGAATATGTTTTTCAAAGTTGGATTAAGTCTAACCAACCAATGAGCAGTCAAACAATCAATAAAATGCTAGTCGATTTAGGCTACAAGAATAAACAAACAGCTCATGGATTAAGAACAATCGGACGCACTTATTTAGCAGATCAGCGTATTGATTATGAAGTGGCTGAAATGTGTATTTCTCACAAGACGGGTACGCAAACAGGCAAGATTTACGATAGGGCTGATTTCCTTGAACAACGCAAGCCGGTGATGCAACTTTGGGGAGATTATGTAGAACAATGTGAACGTTAA
- a CDS encoding TonB-dependent receptor domain-containing protein, with product MRKTIKLNLITFCLLNVINITYAEEQLNQIDVVEKIIANEKKPFTEAKAKSTREHVFKETQSIDNVVRSIPGAFTQQDKGSGVLSLNIRGETGFGRANTMVDGITQTFYSTSMDSGQAGGNSQFGASLDPNFIAGIDLTKGNFSGTNGVNSLYGSANFRTLGVNDVILGDKNLGFIIKGMTGTNATKSNYMAMAATRKWLDNGGYVGMLYGYSRREVSQDYKIGGGGKKIADVGDDFLQQQKNKQFTEAGFVFDRAKGRWMPDLNKNLWACNAPVPSQPEPYDCKYYKNAERKRILEDPDNSPELQKQIDETNAAFERNNEQYRLAPLDPSSVRQSSHSHLVKLEYGDDRHTLNLQLRALDNAIGTRKIENRNYQLNYNFNNNGYIDMNLLLAHNVGKSKYPKGSRFTGWEVLKYLETKNAADIFDISNSYTFTLPKEVDLKTTLGFNFFKNEYSKNRFPEELSLFYDGSSQRGGLYDFLGRYKGSKGLLPQKSSILHPSGEQKFHTFYLDTSLTRDIYRLDYSVNFIKYKFNGEYAGYYNSPEDFEKAFGKDSQIYKKYCKPNGGCQIYEPLERKTGHKTAVNHSAIFSAHLHDYFMPFMGYARTHRMPNIQEMYFSQVSDAGVNTDLKPERASTYQLGFNTFKEGIWKNDDVLGIKVVGYRSYIKNYIHNVWGEWWQGGAPTWAESNGFQFTIAHRNYAKTVKKSGVELELNYDMGRFFTNLSYAYQRTNQPTNYSDASPRPNNASKEDVLKQGYGLTRISALPRDYGRLELGSRWFDRKLTVGGAVRYYGESKRASIEEKYIDGTKFEKNALRRHHHAIKETETIEKQPLIFDLYVSYEPIENLILKTEVQNLFDKKYIDPLDAGNDAATQRYYSSISSAPSQPCAPGELCHKDGHSGKTQSILNNYARGRTIVFSLSYKF from the coding sequence ATGCGTAAAACTATCAAGTTAAACTTGATAACATTTTGTCTTTTAAATGTTATCAATATTACCTATGCAGAAGAACAATTAAATCAAATTGATGTGGTTGAAAAAATCATTGCCAACGAGAAAAAACCGTTTACCGAAGCGAAAGCGAAAAGCACAAGGGAACACGTTTTTAAAGAAACTCAAAGTATTGATAATGTAGTACGGAGTATACCAGGTGCCTTTACCCAACAAGATAAAGGTTCTGGTGTGTTGTCGTTAAATATTCGAGGAGAAACGGGATTCGGCCGGGCAAACACGATGGTGGATGGCATTACACAAACATTTTATTCCACATCGATGGATTCCGGGCAAGCCGGCGGTAACTCTCAATTTGGAGCGTCATTAGATCCGAATTTTATTGCTGGAATTGATTTAACGAAGGGGAATTTTAGTGGGACAAACGGCGTGAACTCCTTGTACGGTTCGGCGAATTTCAGAACGTTGGGTGTCAACGATGTGATTTTGGGTGATAAGAACCTAGGTTTTATTATCAAGGGGATGACCGGTACCAATGCAACGAAATCTAACTATATGGCAATGGCGGCTACCAGAAAATGGTTGGATAATGGCGGTTATGTAGGCATGTTATATGGATATAGCCGTCGAGAAGTGTCGCAAGATTATAAAATTGGCGGAGGTGGTAAGAAAATTGCTGATGTTGGTGATGACTTTTTGCAACAACAAAAAAATAAACAATTTACTGAAGCAGGATTTGTTTTTGATCGGGCTAAAGGAAGATGGATGCCTGATTTAAATAAGAACCTATGGGCTTGTAATGCACCAGTTCCATCGCAGCCAGAACCATATGATTGTAAATATTATAAAAATGCAGAGCGTAAAAGAATTCTTGAGGATCCTGATAATTCTCCTGAATTACAGAAACAAATTGATGAAACCAATGCAGCTTTTGAACGCAATAACGAGCAATATCGTTTGGCTCCATTAGATCCAAGCAGTGTTCGCCAAAGCTCTCATAGTCATTTGGTCAAATTGGAGTATGGGGATGATCGCCATACGTTGAATCTGCAATTACGTGCTCTAGATAACGCTATTGGTACCCGTAAAATTGAAAATCGTAACTATCAACTTAACTATAATTTCAATAATAATGGTTATATTGATATGAATTTGTTGTTGGCGCATAACGTGGGTAAATCAAAATATCCTAAAGGTTCACGTTTTACTGGCTGGGAAGTATTGAAATATTTAGAAACGAAGAATGCCGCCGATATTTTTGATATAAGCAATAGTTATACTTTTACGTTGCCGAAAGAAGTGGACTTAAAAACCACGTTAGGTTTTAACTTTTTCAAAAATGAATATAGCAAAAATCGATTCCCTGAAGAGCTAAGTCTGTTTTATGACGGTTCTTCACAGCGGGGTGGTTTATACGATTTTCTAGGGCGTTATAAAGGTTCAAAAGGGCTATTGCCACAAAAATCGAGTATTTTGCACCCTTCCGGCGAACAAAAATTTCATACGTTTTATTTAGATACTTCACTGACTCGCGATATCTATCGACTGGATTACAGCGTAAACTTTATTAAGTATAAATTTAACGGTGAATATGCAGGCTACTACAATTCTCCGGAAGATTTTGAAAAAGCCTTTGGCAAGGATTCTCAAATTTATAAAAAATATTGCAAGCCTAATGGCGGCTGTCAAATTTATGAACCTCTAGAAAGAAAAACTGGCCATAAAACAGCGGTCAACCATTCTGCGATCTTCAGTGCTCATCTTCATGACTACTTTATGCCTTTTATGGGATATGCTAGAACGCACCGTATGCCAAACATTCAAGAAATGTATTTTTCTCAAGTCTCTGATGCTGGCGTTAATACTGATTTAAAACCAGAGCGCGCTTCGACTTATCAATTAGGCTTTAATACTTTTAAAGAAGGTATTTGGAAAAATGATGATGTGTTGGGAATAAAAGTTGTCGGATATCGTAGTTACATCAAAAATTATATTCATAATGTTTGGGGCGAATGGTGGCAAGGCGGTGCGCCTACTTGGGCAGAAAGCAACGGTTTTCAATTTACCATTGCACACCGTAATTATGCTAAAACGGTGAAAAAGAGTGGCGTGGAATTAGAGTTAAATTATGATATGGGCAGATTCTTTACGAATTTATCTTACGCTTATCAAAGAACCAATCAGCCGACCAATTATAGTGATGCTAGCCCTCGTCCGAATAATGCTTCAAAAGAAGATGTTTTAAAACAAGGTTACGGTTTGACTCGAATTTCAGCTCTACCAAGAGATTATGGTCGCCTTGAACTTGGTAGCCGTTGGTTTGACCGAAAATTAACGGTTGGCGGAGCGGTTCGTTATTATGGTGAAAGCAAACGGGCTTCCATTGAGGAAAAATATATTGATGGTACAAAGTTTGAGAAGAATGCCTTAAGACGTCATCATCATGCAATTAAAGAAACGGAAACCATTGAAAAGCAACCGTTAATTTTTGACTTATATGTTAGCTATGAACCGATTGAAAACTTGATTTTGAAAACAGAAGTTCAGAACCTGTTTGATAAGAAGTATATTGATCCGTTGGATGCTGGTAACGATGCGGCAACGCAACGTTATTACAGCAGCATAAGTAGCGCGCCGTCACAGCCTTGTGCACCGGGAGAATTGTGTCATAAGGATGGCCATAGCGGAAAAACACAGTCTATTTTAAATAACTATGCCAGAGGGCGAACCATTGTGTTTAGCTTGAGTTATAAATTTTAA
- a CDS encoding DNA primase family protein → MGEQSKELLAFKNGVLNRSILEFSPHCRENWLTSFIPHDYTNQEENTPHFDSWLNFVADGKEDKKQAILGALYAILTNRHNWQLFFEVTGDGGSGKSVFAQIATMLAGEQNTESGRLVDLDEPRGRENFVNKTLILCPEQSRYGGDGGDGGGLKSISAGDLVNIDPKHKSKFKAVIPAIVLIVNNEPTRFTERNGGIERRRVIFHFDKVVPESKRDPHLMDKIEAEAGGIIYKLIQAFKNPLDAKKALIQQQESAEALEIKMNSDHLTVFCSYFLTSQESNGLGIGNAKTGLPRTHLYPAYLVFTEANNIQNALTKNNFTESLRQGLAQHKNKYPYTRRRITSGTEKGRYITNVHFKDFDEFYNEYIKSNR, encoded by the coding sequence ATGGGGGAACAATCCAAGGAGCTATTAGCCTTTAAAAATGGCGTATTAAATCGTTCTATTTTGGAATTTAGCCCACATTGTCGGGAAAACTGGCTCACTTCCTTTATTCCGCACGATTACACAAATCAGGAAGAAAATACACCACACTTTGATAGTTGGTTGAATTTTGTTGCTGATGGTAAGGAAGATAAAAAGCAAGCAATCTTGGGCGCACTTTACGCAATTTTAACGAATCGCCATAACTGGCAGTTATTCTTTGAAGTAACCGGTGATGGTGGCAGCGGAAAATCGGTATTTGCGCAAATTGCCACAATGTTAGCCGGCGAACAAAACACGGAAAGTGGGCGATTAGTCGATTTAGACGAACCGCGCGGCCGTGAAAACTTTGTGAATAAAACGCTCATTCTATGCCCGGAACAATCCCGCTATGGTGGTGATGGTGGTGATGGTGGTGGACTAAAAAGCATTAGTGCGGGTGATTTAGTCAATATCGATCCGAAGCACAAAAGCAAGTTTAAAGCAGTCATTCCCGCGATTGTGCTAATCGTAAACAATGAGCCGACACGCTTCACAGAAAGAAACGGAGGTATTGAACGCCGCAGAGTGATTTTCCACTTCGATAAGGTGGTGCCTGAAAGTAAACGCGATCCGCACTTAATGGATAAGATAGAAGCCGAAGCCGGAGGAATTATTTATAAACTGATTCAGGCTTTTAAAAATCCGCTAGACGCGAAGAAAGCGTTAATTCAACAACAGGAAAGTGCCGAAGCGTTAGAAATAAAAATGAACTCAGATCATTTAACGGTGTTTTGTAGTTATTTCCTAACCTCCCAAGAAAGTAACGGGCTAGGAATTGGCAACGCGAAAACCGGACTTCCAAGAACGCACCTTTACCCTGCTTACTTGGTATTTACTGAAGCCAATAATATTCAAAATGCTTTAACAAAGAATAACTTTACCGAATCATTAAGACAAGGATTGGCACAACATAAAAATAAATATCCATACACCCGCAGGCGAATTACTTCCGGCACGGAAAAAGGAAGATATATCACCAATGTACACTTTAAAGACTTTGACGAGTTTTATAATGAGTACATAAAATCAAATAGATAG
- a CDS encoding host cell division inhibitor Icd-like protein, producing the protein MYQFIFAGIRRTDLTNRIQKIRITADNEHTARKAFAKEFILILAGKINLKNTVKNNRTLGGIYA; encoded by the coding sequence ATGTATCAATTCATTTTTGCCGGCATACGCCGAACCGATCTTACAAACCGCATTCAAAAAATCCGCATTACCGCCGACAATGAGCACACCGCCCGCAAAGCGTTCGCTAAAGAGTTTATTTTAATCCTTGCCGGCAAAATCAACCTTAAAAATACTGTGAAAAACAACCGCACTTTAGGGGGGATTTATGCGTAA
- a CDS encoding DeoR/GlpR family transcriptional regulator — protein sequence MKQSIRHQKIVELVKQKGYLSTDELVALFGVSPQTIRRDLNELAETNFIRRHHGGAASPSTAENSDYHDRKHFFSQEKNCIAKQVVQFIPHGASLFIDIGTTAEAVAFALLGHQRLRIVTNNLNAAHILMQNDSFDITMASGSLRRDGGIIGESTVEFLSQFRLDFGVLGISAIDLDGTLLDYDYHEVQVKRAIIDNSRNTLLVTDHSKFSRRAMVKLGSITDVEYVFTDSDVPPSIDDLLKNKNVNLVVC from the coding sequence ATGAAACAATCTATTCGTCATCAAAAAATTGTTGAATTAGTAAAACAAAAAGGCTATTTGAGTACGGATGAATTGGTTGCTTTATTTGGAGTGAGTCCGCAAACCATTCGGCGCGATTTAAACGAACTGGCAGAAACCAACTTTATTCGCCGTCACCACGGTGGCGCAGCATCGCCTTCCACGGCAGAAAATAGCGATTATCACGATCGAAAACACTTTTTTTCTCAAGAAAAAAATTGTATCGCAAAACAGGTAGTTCAGTTCATCCCGCACGGTGCTTCGTTGTTTATTGACATCGGCACCACCGCTGAGGCAGTTGCCTTCGCGTTATTAGGACATCAACGATTACGCATCGTCACTAACAATCTCAATGCTGCGCACATTCTTATGCAAAATGATTCCTTTGATATCACCATGGCGAGCGGTTCCTTGCGCCGAGATGGGGGCATCATCGGCGAATCAACCGTCGAATTTTTATCGCAATTTCGTTTAGATTTTGGGGTGTTGGGAATTAGTGCCATTGATTTGGACGGCACTTTACTCGACTACGATTATCATGAAGTGCAAGTCAAACGTGCCATTATCGATAATTCCCGTAATACGTTGTTAGTGACGGATCATTCCAAATTTAGTCGCCGCGCAATGGTAAAACTGGGTTCCATTACAGATGTGGAATATGTCTTCACCGATTCGGATGTTCCGCCAAGTATTGATGATTTACTAAAAAATAAGAATGTAAACCTTGTGGTTTGCTAG
- a CDS encoding DNA primase family protein — translation MTAKRKNAPHLADQVQDGVELIILIGSKAWQAWDKGNGLEWSLLAQAIKTDPKQKPVILGPNQLEEINVLNLAENDRTFIRLCQFGKFSHSEELPAVVANLAKNTNVQNLTLCDSLGHLQEDGNLSAWLKRTREQNGESVAEMVAESVSRKSPMIDFESEKPTQPEITEAFLQWTDKPIRQDSTIGKTLEYNGLYWQALPETILQRKIMAFYHEQGYNKYTVRSLKAIADLVAIKADEIPTQNPDFIGFQNGVLSKKTGEFMPHKIDHFLRSIEKFDCDTRSQNIPHFDDWIEFVSNGNQNKKNAILAGLYMVLTNRHEWGLFLEATGTAGAGKSVFSRIVSIINGESNTGYINLQELEIDRKRAMLIGKSLAISPDQKPYKGSADELKAITGGDNVTVKLVYVDDFAVKLTPVFMLVTNYPLLFTDRNGGIARRRIIIPFDRAIPKEKKDVHFTEKVQKEVYGIVNKLLALFPNSDTARAILEEYRDLDEGRHIKRESNHLIDFLGHFELREHRNEKALRIGNARGGFIPYGDRLGKPDSLYSAYLFYCECNGLSPINRFSFNNALSGAFKEAGEKIPFEIKMLYGNETTNAYWKNRVLSIRQWEG, via the coding sequence ATGACAGCTAAACGCAAAAATGCCCCGCATTTAGCCGACCAAGTACAAGATGGGGTGGAATTGATTATTTTAATCGGATCCAAAGCATGGCAGGCATGGGATAAAGGCAACGGGCTAGAATGGAGTTTATTAGCGCAAGCGATAAAAACAGATCCAAAACAAAAGCCCGTGATTTTAGGCCCAAACCAGTTAGAGGAAATTAACGTTCTAAACCTTGCCGAAAACGACCGCACTTTTATTCGCCTTTGCCAATTCGGGAAGTTTTCACATTCCGAAGAATTGCCGGCTGTGGTGGCAAACTTGGCAAAGAATACGAATGTTCAAAATCTAACGCTATGCGATAGCTTAGGGCACCTACAGGAAGACGGCAATTTGTCAGCATGGCTTAAACGCACGCGCGAACAAAACGGCGAAAGTGTGGCAGAAATGGTAGCAGAAAGCGTGAGCCGAAAATCCCCCATGATTGATTTTGAAAGCGAGAAGCCGACACAACCGGAAATCACAGAGGCGTTTTTACAATGGACGGATAAACCTATCCGCCAAGATAGCACCATAGGGAAAACCTTAGAATATAATGGGCTATATTGGCAGGCGTTACCGGAGACAATCCTTCAACGCAAGATTATGGCGTTCTATCATGAACAAGGCTATAACAAATACACTGTGAGAAGCCTGAAAGCCATTGCCGACCTAGTCGCAATCAAGGCGGATGAAATCCCAACACAAAACCCCGATTTTATCGGCTTTCAAAACGGGGTATTAAGCAAGAAAACAGGCGAATTCATGCCGCACAAAATTGACCACTTTTTGCGCTCAATAGAAAAATTTGATTGTGATACTCGAAGCCAAAATATACCGCACTTTGATGATTGGATTGAATTTGTCAGTAACGGCAACCAAAACAAAAAGAACGCGATTTTAGCCGGGCTTTATATGGTGCTCACCAACCGGCACGAATGGGGGCTATTTTTAGAAGCCACCGGCACCGCCGGCGCGGGAAAATCAGTATTCAGCCGAATAGTTTCAATTATCAACGGCGAAAGCAACACGGGCTATATCAACCTTCAAGAATTGGAAATAGACCGCAAGCGGGCAATGCTAATCGGAAAAAGCCTTGCTATATCGCCCGACCAAAAGCCCTACAAGGGAAGCGCGGACGAATTGAAGGCAATTACCGGGGGCGATAACGTTACCGTAAAATTGGTTTATGTTGATGATTTTGCCGTAAAACTCACGCCAGTGTTTATGTTAGTAACAAACTACCCTTTACTATTCACCGACCGAAACGGGGGTATAGCCCGCCGGCGCATAATCATTCCTTTTGACCGGGCCATTCCGAAAGAGAAAAAGGACGTGCATTTCACCGAGAAAGTACAAAAGGAAGTTTACGGCATAGTGAATAAGTTATTAGCCCTTTTCCCAAATTCTGATACGGCTAGAGCGATTTTGGAAGAATACCGGGATTTAGACGAAGGCAGACACATAAAACGCGAATCTAATCACCTGATTGACTTTTTAGGGCATTTTGAATTGAGGGAACACCGAAACGAAAAAGCCCTAAGAATAGGGAATGCAAGGGGTGGATTTATTCCCTATGGTGACAGATTAGGCAAACCGGATAGCCTATACTCCGCCTATTTGTTCTACTGTGAATGTAATGGCCTATCTCCAATTAATCGCTTTTCCTTTAATAATGCATTAAGTGGCGCATTCAAAGAGGCGGGAGAAAAAATACCTTTTGAAATAAAAATGCTATATGGAAACGAGACAACTAACGCATATTGGAAGAATAGAGTTCTTTCTATTCGACAGTGGGAAGGATAG